CTCAACTAGAGTCGATGCTGGAAATAGAAATTCAAGTCTTTTGCAGGGGTGCACAAGTCTCAGTGAAGCTCTAATGAACATTAGTGATGCCATCGCATGGCTGAAAAGGGCACAATGTTATTTGTTTGTACCTGCGTGGCAAAAGAATGAgctaagaataaaaaaaacaaaacaaacaccactCTGTTCATTTCCAAAGAAACAACCTGGAGCCGTTTTTATAAAGCTAGCCCCTCTCCAGAACTTTCTCCCATCATGGTAGTGGCTGCAGGAGGATCTGGAGGACCAGCCCAGTTGTTAGAGGACACTGTCTGGCAGGAGCTTGTTCCCTGGTTCAAGCAGTTGCCTGCTGGAGAGCCAAAGCTTCTGAAAAACATGTCCATGGAGGGGAGCAGGGGCTTAGGGAGGCTGACTGGGCAAAAGGCTGAACCCCCATAGGGGGTGAAGTTTACCTTGTTGGGGTCGGGGCAGGAGGAGATGAGGGCCATTGTGGGTTTCTGTGGAGAGctaaagaagaaaaggagaagaaaaacttAAGTCCATAAAAGTGATACAAAAAGTTTGGTTACATTCGGTGCACACAGtcacagatttctttcatttagttcagcagcatttttttttatcatgtggAAAAACTGACATAATGTTGAACctgcacttctttttttaatgttaaccACATTTAATCCCAGAGATATCTTAAGCTTCTtttcactgacagaaagggAAGTTTCACTGGTCCAGCCAACTTAAGATCAGAGTGACTTGTATGCGGCTcacgatgtaaaatgagtttgacgtCCCTGATCTATGTAGTCACTGCCTGTGCTTACATGTCAACATGCATGAGGCTTTACTCGAGCCGAAACTGTTCCCTAGAAGTCACGGACCCactagaaaagaaaaactaaaataccAAGCAACAGAGTTTTGTAAGTGCTGCTTCCTTATTATGAGTAACGACTAGTAATTTCACAGTGTAAGATTCAGACAGAGTTGAAAACAAGGAGGACTTTGAATGCTTTAGTGCTGACAACATGAAGTGTTGCAACATAATCAACTTGTCAGTTTGGCAGAACAAAACTCCCAAGCTGAACAAACAAACTGCTTtgagagagggggggggaacTGTTCATACATCTACAGCTAATGCCACTAACTCACTCTAGTGAGTGCAAGGTAAACTCTGAATCAACTAAAAACTATCACATCATGCAGGAAATCACATTCAACTTTGGGTAAAGACACTTTGTTTTTCTAccgtttatttttttttccaaatgtgaCCACCAGAGGGCATCCACATGCTGACAGTGTTAACTGACAATGAGTACACAGTATTTGTCTAATTATATTTCATTATCCAGAGGTGATTTATCCGTCTCCCTCTAgcatgcaaacacaaaaacaaaatgaataaaaacctACCTGATCTCCTCCCACACTCTGACCCTTTCACAGCCCTCTGGAGGTTTTCTCTGGAAGCAGCAGCTTTTGTTGGGCCCTGGAGATGAGGCGTTCAGGAGAGGAGAAAGGTCAGCCTCATTCTGGAAGGAGAACGGAGACAGGAACCCACTGTCTGTTGAGCCTggaaagaggagagaaaaatgtatattcaatacaaataatataataGATTTTAATGTTCTGAGGGGCAGCAACAGTTTACTTGCTTCTTCTCAACCTTGCCCCCTTAACATGGTCTTGTCATTTCCTCTCAAACTCAGTTTCAAACCGTCCTAATTTTCTGCGAGCCGAGAGCTTGGTTTCTGGCTATGACTGATCAACATTCTGAAGTTTTCAGCTAGAGTTCTTTCCAAGCTTAGATACAGTGAGTTATGTCTGAAGTCGTTTCTGGACTCAAAGGCTTGTGCAGACAATGTGGTGCTGACCATAAAGTAATCATTTGCTGGCACGCAGTATATTAAAAACACAGGATTTTCGGGGGGGAGGGGATGGACTCCctaacaattcaattcaattcaattcaattcaattttatttatatagcgccaaatcacaacaaaagtcgcctcaaggcgctttatattgtacagtagatagcacaataataaatacagagaaaaacccaacaatcatatgaccccctatgactTACCTGTTTATTCATAAGGTTTGCAACTTCACCAATGTTCCCCaaattgaaattaaatttgAAGAATCACCAGAGGagtgaaaagaaatgaaaacctTAGTAGCAGTTTGCATCTCTTTCTTTTTGACATTTAGAAATCAATTTATAACGTTCCTGATGCACGACTAAAGGAAGTCAAATTTTGAGGTCTCAGCAAGAGATGTCACCTCATTCATACGTTCATTGTCAAGTCCATGATTAATGTCAGAAAGAACCTATAAAGAAATTATGAGTGAGAGGGAAACTGTTACTATAAACTAAGACAACTACAACTCTTTAGTCCATCAAGCCAGTGCCCAAAAAACAAGAACTTCCATGGTTAATATTAAGTACACATGTCATGCCATATTTGCATTTTGCAGACAACATATTTTTGGCAAAGCTGAATTGCGTTACTGAAACCACCACAAAGTTATACATCAGTGCTGCCATTTTATGTCTACACGTGTCTGCTAGAAATACACTTGGcagacacttttttaaaaacacactgtttAACTGCTCATCAATGCAgttatctaatcagccaatctcaaggcagcagctcagtgcatttaggcaagatgacctgctgaagttcaaacagagcatcagaatgagaaaCAAAGTTGAGCTTAAGTGACTTTAATGTGGCATGGTTGGTCTAGCTGAGTCTGAGTATTTTAagaactgctgatttattgaaaAATTTCCTACAGAACCATCTGTAGAGTTTACAAAGAACGGtctgaaaaggagaaaacatccagtgattagaagttctctgggtgaaaataccTCAATATCAGGAGAACAGCCGAGACTGGTTTGAGGCTAAAGCAAGGCAAAAGTAACTCAagcaaccaaggtatgcagaagagcatttctgaatgcacaacatgttaaagttgagctacagcagcagaagaccacaccgggtgcCACTCCTGGGAGCTAAGAACAGTAAAACTGAGGCTACACCTCACACAACATCACCAGAAATGGacaataaatgataaaaaaaccTTGCCAGGTATGAAGACACTCAATTCAGATAGCAGGGTGTGGCTCCATTGCATCTTGTAACAACATGCCGGTTGGTGTGGGGGGGATATTTCTGTGGCACACTTTGGACCCCTTGGAatcaactgagcattgtttaaatacCACAGACTACCCGAGTACTGCTCATGACCATGTTCAGCTCTTAAATTCCAGTGTACCATCCCCTAATGTGCGTTTAACACGTCATGTCAATGTGGACCAAAAtatgaggaatgtttccagcacctcacTGAATTTATGCCATGAACAATTAAGGTAATTAAGGTACTTCTGAAGGTAAAAGGGGTCCATCTTGGGACccgcaaggtgtacctaataaagtggtcagCAAATCAAGACTTTCATGTTTGTTCTGaccattttaaaaattaaaattcttATCCAAAAAGTCTGACAAACTAACCTTGGTGCAGGTCTGGAGGAGCATCTGAGTTGGGCTGAGAAGTGCAGATGTAGTTGGGAGAGGAGCAGGGTGAGGAGGTGGAGGATGACGATGGCGGGGGCGTGGTGGGGGGGTCGCTCTGAGATCCACTGCTGTAGCTCTGCAGAGGCACCGGAGCCCGATGACCGTCTGGAACCTCAAGCAGCTGTCGAGACAGGAAACTGCACTTTTTAGAACGTTTAATTAAACGAAAATCGGCCAACGCAGAAGTTCTACTTCAGCAGAAAACTACGTGTGCCACCTCTGAAACCCGCCTTTccttacaaataaaacaatgcCTAAACATCTTCACATGTGCATGTTGTGTAAACAAGCATGTGTGGGCTCTGTAGGTGATAATTACCCTCTGTAATGGATGTAGTGACTGGCTGATGAACATGCCTTCCAGCTCCTGGTTGAGGCCCTCCACGCTGCAGCGCAGGGGAGGGACCAGTGTAGACAGGGGAGCAGGGGGGATGGGAATAGGTTCAGTCTGAGCACACAAACAAGTGAACACAATTTTATTGCACTACTCCTAAGAGCCAAACAACAGGACATTTTTTAAGAGTTCCCTTCAGCTTCTTTTATTTCCATATTTTCCAAAAACATCAGGctaaatatactttttttttttattgttaccattaaaaatatgacacaaaaaagggaaaaacagaaaactgaaactTTCTTACTTTTTGAGAGCACACAGGCATTCAAAGAGTCATTTGCTTCAGACATCTCTAAAATTCAACAAGCTCAATGCTGATAATCAAACTAGCAAGTGTTCTCATAAACTGCATGGGACCGTCTCGTCACCACTTTGGtatatttgagaaaaaaaaaaatcaccacagCCCAGTGGAGTGTGGGACCACACACCAGCTGTGCTGAAAAGCAGAACCATGCATTACAATCTGAAAAGCAGAAGCGAGCATGATGTAGTGATCTTCCTGTTGCCTGagtgttttatttcattcactTCCTGCAGAGACCTGCATAGCTTAGTAATGCGCTCTTGTGAATGTAAATCAGTGACAGGTGTCCATACATGgtacagaagaaaaaacaaaaacacctaaATTTAATTCTAGAGACATCGGCACTAAAACCTCAAGTAACTCATTCAGTGTGCTTGTGTCTGCTGATGCTAAGGTACCTGAGCAGCTCCAAGGCTACGGCCCCCCTGAGGATAGCCCTGCTGGCGGTCTTTGTCATGTGCCCCCGAGACTGCAGGTTTGCTGCACTGCTGcagttgttgttttagtttagcGATCTGAAACAAACATGTTAATAAGCCTCTACATGCAAATACACAAAGGAAGTCCTTTAATCCCGCATGTCAAACACTTAGTATCAACAAACAAggattttattattaatatttttttatgttggcTCATTGTTCAGTGAGACATCATGAGGAGTGAGACTTCgttaaaaagtataaaaagagGAACGTTGCAGATGACCTCAGTCTCCTGTTGCTCAATAATGTCAATAAAAGTCAAGACTTTTTCAAGAACTTGccctttttaataaaaaaaaaaaagcgtcaAGTTTAGCAAATCCGGCATTACAAATGCATGTTGAGCAATCAAAAGTTAAACTGACCTCTCGCAGATGTTCAGCGCTGCCCCATGATGCTGATCGCTTGTGGCTGCTGCTCCCTCGCCGGCTGTAGCATCTCTCGGACCACGAGTCTGGGGTCTGCGGTGGGAAGAAAGCAGCCATGGGAACTGATGTTAATAAAAAGCATATTAAAGACGTGATTGCATTTGAAGAAGTATGTTTAGGGTTTGGTTCAAAGCTGTCATATGATCATATATGACAAACCAAGGGAAAGTTATAGAGCCTCACAGACGGAGGCCATTTTCAAGATTCCCATTTTTTAATTATACTTCGTAGTTTCTTTGCCTTCAGTGCAAGCTAGACACAATTAAAGACCATTACATATGCCATTTATTTTCAGATGCATGTCACAGGTGTGATAAAACATCTCATGAGAAAATATTCCACACATGCCGGTATTCACAGCATGAGATAATAAATTCCAGCAACCCAGAACTGTAAAAGCAGGCAGCGCAGACATCACacagtttctgcttcttcagtGGTAATTCGCTGTTATTTTTCCATCATTGCACAAATCAGTAACCGCATTTACATGGCGTAGTGCTAGAGGGCAGACCGACTACGATCTGTGATAACGTGTACTTAGCTGGATGATAAATTGCACCTCAAGCACATCATGCAGACCCGTTTTCATGTTGTAACTGTGTACTGACAACAGGGGGCAGTGCCAGTATTATACGGAATAACTTGTCTGGGGGGCTACTCTTGTGGGTTCTGCTTTTTATTAGCTTCGGCCCTGCTGCGGGGAAGATTGAAGTCGTAACACGGGAAGAAATGTTTTGTATTGAAGTGAAAACTGTCCACTTCAGCCACAGTTGGCTTTTTTGGTCActggttagttttttttttctctccgcTCCTTCCCATCTGATAAACTTCACCGTCTGTCCCTTTCTGTCTAAGCTCACTTCTTAGCCAATTTGCAGCATCATTTCTGACAGTCTACAGGAGATTGCCTTTTTGTGGGACTGCAAGAGAGCACATCTGCATCATGTGCATACCCATAATC
The Oreochromis aureus strain Israel breed Guangdong linkage group 8, ZZ_aureus, whole genome shotgun sequence DNA segment above includes these coding regions:
- the LOC116335125 gene encoding protein FAM117A-like, with translation MTRLEFCNGFSSSSHHQHQRRKSRRWLTLASHHHHQSAPTALPGRTATANNSHLELSGPIFDTVKMSGRSGAGHTRGAALGPQPLKATVPYQLASKPRPNRIDGKPARKARSHQLSPGMRRTMSLDAIIGPYLQGHWPKEPEGPSCVPRQDKSTQTPDSWSERCYSRRGSSSHKRSASWGSAEHLREIAKLKQQLQQCSKPAVSGAHDKDRQQGYPQGGRSLGAAQTEPIPIPPAPLSTLVPPLRCSVEGLNQELEGMFISQSLHPLQRLLEVPDGHRAPVPLQSYSSGSQSDPPTTPPPSSSSTSSPCSSPNYICTSQPNSDAPPDLHQGSTDSGFLSPFSFQNEADLSPLLNASSPGPNKSCCFQRKPPEGCERVRVWEEISSPQKPTMALISSCPDPNKVNFTPYGGSAFCPVSLPKPLLPSMDMFFRSFGSPAGNCLNQGTSSCQTVSSNNWAGPPDPPAATTMMGESSGEGLAL